One Trichoderma asperellum chromosome 5, complete sequence genomic region harbors:
- a CDS encoding uncharacterized protein (EggNog:ENOG41~MEROPS:MER0005964) gives MEHTFLEVFESKNKGNIPRRYQFATKLYRETAGMNPALPEIDDGKLIDCTASNLSVEWIAGDMFSSPSDLVKFATALRDGRLLNTESLETMKMWRPTTNVAAEIGHCLFKMEDSEENAWLGHFGGVLGFTGALW, from the coding sequence ATGGAGCACACTTTTCTGGAGGTATTCGAATCCAAGAACAAAGGCAATATACCACGGCGATATCAGTTTGCTACAAAATTGTATCGCGAGACGGCAGGCATGAATCCTGCTTTACCGGAAATTGATGACGGCAAGCTTATAGACTGCACTGCGTCTAACCTATCAGTTGAATGGATAGCCGGCGATATGTTTTCCTCGCCATCTGATCTTGTCAAATTTGCAACTGCTCTTCGCGATGGAAGACTTCTAAACACAGAATCCTTAGAGACAATGAAGATGTGGCGGCCAACTACAAATGTGGCTGCTGAGATAGGCCACTGTCTCTTCAAAATGGAAGACTCTGAGGAGAACGCGTGGCTCGGCCACTTTGGAGGTGTCTTAGGCTTTACGGGAGCTTTATGGTAG
- a CDS encoding uncharacterized protein (EggNog:ENOG41), giving the protein MAPLIWFITGANAGFGLLLANLALSKGDTVVATARSLSKFPRSLIENPKADLVETEITASATSITELVVAAAAKHGRIDVLVNNAGFGHIGAVEEISDEQARYQFDVNFFGLLNFTRAVIPHMRKQGSGVIVQLSSGVGILGALGGPIYSASKFAVEGLSEAMANELKPFGIRVYIIEPGIFRTDFLKPISNGQNVGRHLEGYVNLEEMLGGMHGKQPGNAELGIQRMYEVVTGTGLATGLEDQLRFPLGSDCYSMLETKLKMLNETADKVKHVSLSTDY; this is encoded by the coding sequence ATGGCACCTCTTATATGGTTTATTACTGGAGCAAACGCCGGGTTCGGCCTCCTACTCGCAAATCTAGCGCTGTCCAAGGGTGATACAGTTGTTGCGACTGCCAGGAGCCTCTCGAAATTTCCAAGGTCTCTTATAGAGAATCCCAAGGCTGATTTGGTGGAAACAGAGATCACCGCATCAGCCACCAGTATAACCGAATTGGtcgttgccgctgctgctaaaCATGGCCGTATTGATGTTTTGGTTAACAACGCAGGATTTGGACATATTGGCGCCGTTGAGGAAATATCAGACGAACAAGCTCGATACCAATTTGACGTCAACTTTTTTGGTTTGCTTAATTTCACAAGAGCTGTGATCCCACACATGAGAAAACAGGGTTCTGGCGTCATTGTGCAGCTTTCTAGTGGCGTGGGAATTCTCGGCGCCCTTGGTGGTCCGATTTACTCTGCTTCCAAGTTCGCCGTTGAAGGATTGAGCGAGGCTATGGCTAACGAGCTTAAGCCTTTTGGCATCCGCGTTTACATCATTGAGCCCGGGATTTTCCGGACCGACTTCTTGAAACCTATCTCGAATGGTCAAAATGTGGGCCGCCATTTGGAAGGATATGTGAATTTGGAAGAGATGCTCGGTGGTATGCATGGAAAGCAGCCTGGGAATGCAGAGCTTGGCATCCAGCGCATGTATGAGGTAGTCACTGGAACAGGATTGGCCACTGGATTGGAAGATCAACTTCGTTTCCCTTTGGGTTCCGACTGCTACTCAATGCTTGAAACGAAACTTAAGATGCTAAACGAGACAGCCGATAAAGTAAAGCATGTTTCTTTAAGCACTGATTATTAG
- a CDS encoding uncharacterized protein (EggNog:ENOG41) has protein sequence MNLEKTNVGKRYRGRTVTACLECRKMKKKCDCRWPCNQCTTRKMAHTCQFSQATRSHRRSPKDTPSTASTNSVSESQDDTASNTGPASMVHMLGYMYAKNDALFGSIMETQYADSSEPLPELVIQASRAVSPRPYTDMLLKNFFDNVNHHYGILHQPSFMAVYVDWWSERRDAQSLRRPSAVALTCLILRICANSTQFLSPHASSQLEIDLGDSTQNLSKTYHDAAQIISSFLSPGTGGLLIAQQLFLAATWHKGQADFVKSWHELGAAVRQSQEIGIVLRWQMTI, from the exons ATGAATCTTGAAAAGACGAATGTGGGCAAACGCTATCGAGGCCGCACGGTCACAGCGTGCCTCGAGTGccgaaagatgaagaagaagtgtGACTGTCGATGGCCATGCAATCAATGCACGACCCGAAAAATGGCACACACGTGTCAATTCTCACAGGCGACTCGAAGCCATCGGCG GTCTCCGAAGGACACACCTTCGACCGCTTCCACCAACTCTGTCTCAGAGTCGCAAGACGACACTGCGAGTAATACAGGCCCAGCATCTATGGTGCATATGCTAGGTTACATGTACGCGAAGAATGATGCGCTCTTTGGCAGTATCATG GAGACTCAATATGCGGATTCTTCCGAGCCTCTTCCGGAGCTAGTTATCCAAGCCTCTCGTGCTGTCTCACCACGGCCTTATACGGACatgcttttaaaaaacttcttCGATAATGTCAACCACCACTATGGGATTTTACACCAGCCATCTTTCATGGCCGTCTACGTCGACTGGTGGTCTGAACGCCGCGATGCTCAAAGCTTACGCCGCCCGTCAGCCGTGGCACTCACTTGCCTGATACTTCGCATCTGTGCAAACTCTACGCAGTTTCTGTCGCCACATGCTTCGTCGCAGCTTGAAATAGATCTAGGTGACTCCACCCAAAATTTGAGCAAGACATACCATGATGCTGCGCAAATTATCAGTAGCTTTTTATCTCCAGGAACCGGCGGCCTTCTCATTGCGCAGCAACTTTTTCTAGCTGCCACATGGCATAAGGGACAGGCCGATTTTGTTAAGTCATGGCATGAGCTTGGTGCTGCCGTGAGGCAATCCCAAGAAATCGGTATAGTTCTCCGTTGGCAGATGACCATTTAG
- a CDS encoding uncharacterized protein (EggNog:ENOG41) — protein MGDITWSILSTLKRRINLYPTEKIVLEELKSIGKANITTQALNSILEPANDDLFHSINESSSHLHSESHEGLRSVENILAADDSEFLEMDLGILDGVWNWDRVGLY, from the coding sequence ATGGGCGACATCACATGGAGCATTCTCTCAACACTCAAGAGGCGTATTAATTTATATCCGACGGAAAAGATCGTACTCGAGGAGCTAAAGAGCATTGGCAAAGCCAATATCACCACACAGGCTCTGAACAGCATTCTTGAACCAGCAAACGATGACTTGTTTCATTCGATCAATGAGTCAAGTAGCCATTTGCACTCTGAGTCGCACGAGGGATTGCGATCTGTAGAAAACATCTTGGCGGCAGATGATTCCGAGTTTTTGGAAATGGACTTGGGCATTCTGGACGGAGTTTGGAACTGGGACAGAGTGGGGCTTTATTGA
- a CDS encoding uncharacterized protein (SECRETED:SignalP(1-18)~EggNog:ENOG41): MKASLALLAATCASSALATSLSGIGPNIDERDVLTGDFKRTGTYPVEAQVYPRRDIEEDGDINIPDAGQGKGKGDGKGKGDGKGKGDGKGKGDGKGKGDGKGKGDGKGKGDGKGKGDGKGKGDGKGKGDGKGKGDGKGKGKGKGKGKGDGKGDGKGKGNGKRT; encoded by the coding sequence ATGAAGGCATCTCTCGCTCTTCTAGCGGCTACTTGTGCCAGCAGCGCTCTAGCAACGTCCCTGAGCGGCATCGGTCCTAATATAGATGAGCGTGACGTTCTTACTGGAGACTTTAAGCGCACAGGGACCTATCCAGTAGAAGCCCAAGTTTACCCTAGACGCGatattgaagaagatggcgacaTAAATATTCCGGATGcaggacaaggaaaaggcaaaggtGATGGTAAAGGAAAGGGCGATGGCAAAGGAAAGGGCGATGGCAAAGGAAAAGGTGATGGCAAAGGAAAAGGTGATGGCAAAGGAAAGGGCgatggaaagggaaaaggtgATGGAAAGGGTAAAGGTGACGGTAAGGGTAAAGGTGACGGTAAGGGTAAAGGCGATGGAAAGGGTAAAGGAGATGGGAAagggaaggggaaggggaaggggaaggggaagggggaCGGGAAGGGTGATGGCAAGGGAAAGGGGAATGGGAAAAGGACTTAA
- a CDS encoding uncharacterized protein (EggNog:ENOG41), with translation MFCVFSSYGFADGRGISILTTPDRVESLQQLPAFSDDDALSGINEQVSPPFEETELPGRGRGLIANKTLHRGDRIFAHTPILMLDGESFGDLEKKQWLELEHTAANNLPPKTKKMFSALYGRPMTDPVSDRIDTNAFELELDEVVYYAVFPEIAVSS, from the coding sequence ATGTTTTGTGTCTTTTCATCCTACGGCTTTGCAGATGGCAGAGGTATATCCATCTTAACAACACCTGACCGCGTTGAGAGTCTCCAGCAACTACCAGCATTTTCTGATGACGATGCATTGTCGGGCATCAATGAGCAAGTATCGCCGCCGTTTGAAGAAACAGAGCTTCCAGGAAGAGGGCGTGGCCTCATTGCGAATAAGACGCTGCATCGTGGCGACAGGATTTTTGCCCATACCCCAATCTTGATGCTTGATGGAGAAAGTTTTGGAGACTTAGAAAAGAAACAGTGGCTTGAACTGGAACATACAGCTGCCAACAACCTTCCACCAAAAACTAAAAAGATGTTTTCGGCACTATATGGTCGCCCAATGACGGATCCAGTGAGCGACCGGATTGACACAAATGCTTTTGAACTTGAGCTGGATGAGGTAGTATATTACGCTGTATTTCCTGAGATAGCTGTAAGTTCATAA
- a CDS encoding uncharacterized protein (TransMembrane:11 (i82-99o137-160i167-186o192-212i232-249o261-278i378-402o408-430i442-462o482-498i510-527o)), which produces MSNPVEPKMAESKAQDDAPQVEKEVQVENADDNNVDEKADHTLDEKADYKLDEKAKIADYKADAIEAENAEHNMTVLEAVRAYPMASFWAFIMSFTIIMESYDVFLCNNFLALGAFRAKYGDPVDDNPLNNVVATKWQSALSVSGQLGALVGVCLAGSLTSWLGYRYATLTGLMLLNVFIFAFYYAESMPVIFAAQILEGIPWGIFIANAPAYCSEIVPIQLRAPCTQMLQMFWAIGSIIVGAVTYSYQGLDSPLSYKVPIALQWMFPTPLAILIFFAPESPWWLVRKGRLQEAEHAVGRLGRRSRLNTGETVAMMRRVVELEATSKPPSYVELFKGTDLYRTLIVCGVYAAQNLTGNLIANQAVYFFEQAGMSNKTAFALGLITSALQMIFVMLSWILTTYFGRRTIYLWGSAINVIFLIALGVAGSVGKSNASSLAQASLGLIISVLFTLGPAPASWVIIGETSAIRLRPLTTGVGRASYYIIEFPCIFLASWMLNPEGGNLAGRCGYVWASTGLVCYILAYFFLPEMKHRSYREIDILFKRKVPARQWTKTTIDVDDDE; this is translated from the exons ATGAGTAACCCCGTCGAACCCAAAATGGCGGAATCCAAAGCGCAGGACGACGCTCCACAGGTCGAGAAGGAGGTTCAGGTAGAGAATGCTGACGATAATAACGTTGACGAGAAGGCGGATCATACACTCGACGAGAAGGCGGATTATAAACTTGATGAGAAGGCGAAGATCGCCGATTATAAGGCGGATGCCATCGAAGCAGAGAACGCGGAGCATAATATGACGGTGCTCGAGGCCGTTCGAGCATATCCCATGGCTTCCTTTTGGGCGTTCATTATGTCCTTCACAATT ATCATGGAGTCGTACGATGTCTTTCTCTGCAACAATTTCCTCGCCCTAGGTGCCTTTAGGGCAAAGTATGGTGACCCTGTCGATGACAACCCATTGAACAACGTCGTTGCCACCAAATGGCAGTCGGCACTTTCTGTGTCTGGGCAGCTCGGTGCGCTTGTTGGCGTCTGCCTCGCTGGCTCTCTCACCAGTTGGTTGGGATACCGCTATGCAACATTGACTGGCCTGATGCTCTTGaacgtcttcatcttcgcctTTTACTATGCAGAATCAATGCCTGTAATTTTCGCGGCCCAAATTCTCGAGGGCATTCCTTGGGGCATCTTTATTGCCAATGCGCCGGCGTACTGTAGCGAGATCGTGCCTATCCAGCTGCGAGCCCCTTGCACCCAAATGTTGCAGATGTTCTGGGCTATTGGCAGTATTATTGTTGGTGCTGTAACCTACAGTTACCAGGGTCTTGACAGCCCTTTGTCCTATAA GGTCCCGATTGCCCTTCAATGGATGTTTCCCACTCCGCTTGCCATCCTAATCTTCTTCGCTCCTGAGTCGCCCTGGTGGCTCGTTCGAAAGGGGCGACTGCAAGAAGCAGAGCATGCCGTTGGTCGCCTTGGGCGGAGGTCCAGGCTTAACACTGGTGAGACCGTCGCCATGATGCGTCGTGTTGTCGAGCTTGAGGCCACCTCTAAGCCGCCTAGCTACGTTGAATTATTCAAGGGCACGGATCTCTATCGCACTCTTATTGTGTGTGGCGTGTACGCGGCCCAGAACCTCACGGGTAACCTCATCGCCAACCAGGCAGTTTACTTTTTTGAGC AGGCCGGCATGAGCAATAAAACTGCCTTTGCTCTAGGTCTTATCACCTCGGCATTGCAGATGATCTTTGTTATGCTCTCTTGGATTCTCACTACGTACTTTGGCCGGCGTACCATCTATCTCTGGGGATCAGCTATCAATGTCATCTTTCTCATCGCTCTCGGTGTCGCAGGATCTGTCGGAAAAAGTAATGCGAGCTCTCTAGCCCAGGCCTCCTTGGGCCTCATCATCTCTGTGCTCTTTACCTTGGGACCTGCCCCGGCCTCCTGGGTCATTATTGGTGAAACATCGGCCATTCGCCTTAGGCCACTGACTACTGGAGTGGGCCGCGCTTCGTACTACATCATAGAATTTCCTTGCATCTTCTTGGCAAGCTGGATGCTCAACCCTGAG GGTGGAAACCTCGCTGGCAGATGTGGCTACGTCTGGGCTTCTACAGGTTTAGTCTGCTACATACTGGcatatttcttcttgcctgaGATGAAGCATCGGTCCTACCGCGAAATTGATATCCTGTTCAAGCGTAAAGTTCCGGCTCGACAGTGGACAAAGACCACCATCGatgtcgatgacgatgagtaA
- a CDS encoding uncharacterized protein (EggNog:ENOG41) translates to MSEINVAAVLYPKPEKFDELAALIAEVTTNVQANEPDTLVYYAIRVQKKNEIVIIERYKNQAAVQAHLKAPYFRKFSAKLPELLAKPVELRSGTLLEGSCVVSRL, encoded by the exons ATGTCAGAAATCAACGTCGCTGCCGTGCTCTATCCTAAGCCTGAGAAATTTGATGAG CTCGCTGCACTCATTGCTGAGGTCACTACCAATGTCCAGGCTAACGAGCCGGATACACTTGTATACTATGCAATCAGGgttcaaaaaaagaatgaaattGTCATCATCGAAAG ATATAAAAACCAAGCCGCTGTTCAAGCACACCTCAAAGCCCCCTACTTCCGCAAATTCTCAGCTAAACTACCAGAGTTACTAGCTAAGCCAGTGGAGCTGCGATCTGGGACACTGCTAGAGGGCTCTTGTGTAGTGTCTCGGCTGTAA
- a CDS encoding uncharacterized protein (EggNog:ENOG41): MSGVSASRLFSAEESTERTALLLFMLLRKPITQGYRVVGTVRSVAAAEKIMKVFPNSSSQLQIIEVPGITKANNFEMAFRKFKIRAVINTASPLVNSPKDVKTDVLDPAIKSGGAVLEASAKYAGPQLRRVIYVRSFASTLYLSLGLAPGKTYSPSDWNQLTYEESAIDEHRTGYIGSKALAEKRMWNWMKENIPAFDMVSVDPAPIFGPHIGPVDLNHLNISTQMMWELVVPSPNPPPYNSGHLGV; encoded by the exons ATGTCTGGTGTGTCCGCTAGTCGACTCTTTAGTGCCGAAGAATCAACAG AGCGAACGGCTTTGTTGCTCTTCATGTTATTAAGGAAGCCCATTACCCAGGGATACAGAGTTGTAGGAACAGTTCGCTCTgtagctgcagctgagaAAATCATGAAAGTCTTTCCTAATTCATCTTCACAGCTGCAAATCATCGAAGTGCCCGGCATTACAAAGGCGAACAATTTCGAAATGGCCTTTCGGAAGTTCAAAATTAGAGCTGTCATCAACACAGCGTCACCACTAGTAAATAGCCCAAAGGACGTTAAGACCGATGTCCTTGATCCTGCCATCAAAAGTGGCGGGGCAGTTCTTGAGGCTTCAGCCAAATATGCTGGGCCACAGCTGAGACGTGTCATCTATGTTAGATCTTTTGCATCGACACTCTACCTGTCGCTGGGCCTCGCTCCAGGGAAAACATATTCACCTAGTGACTGGAATCAATTAACGTATGAGGAGTCTGCAATTGATGAGCACAGAACTGGGTATATTGGATCGAAGGCTTTGGCTGAAAAGCGCATGTGGAATTGGATGAAAGAAAACATACCCGCTTTCGACATGGTATCTGTAGATCCAGCGCCGATCTTTGGACCACATATTGGGCCAGTGGATCTTAATCATTTGAATATATCAACTCAGATGATGTGGGAACTTGTCGTCCCTTCGCCAAATCCGCCGCCTTATAATTCTGGCCACCTTGGAGTGTGA